A region of Nocardioides sp. JS614 DNA encodes the following proteins:
- the sufB gene encoding Fe-S cluster assembly protein SufB: MTSIEELNPELKGIGRYEFGWADSDAAGATAQRGLNDAVVRDISAKKGEPQWMLDLRLKGLKLFDRKPMPSWGSDLSDIDFDNIKYFVRSTEKQATSWEDLPEDIKNTYDRLGIPEAEKQALVAGVAAQYESEVVYHQIRGDLEEQGVIFVDTDTALREHEDLFREYFGTIIPVGDNKFAALNTSVWSGGSFVYVPPGVHVEIPLQAYFRINTENMGQFERTLIIVDEGAYVHYVEGCTAPVYSSDSLHSAVVEIIIKKGGRCRYTTIQNWSNNVYNLVTKRATCEAGATMEWVDGNIGSKVTMKYPAVYLMGEHAKGETLSIAFAGEGQHQDAGAKMVHAAPHTSSSILSKSVARGGGRTSYRGLIQVNEGAHGSKSNVLCDALLVDQISRSDTYPYVDIREDDVSMGHEASVSKVSDDQLFYLMSRGMEQDEAMAMIVRGFVEPIAKELPMEYALELNRLIELQMEGAVG, encoded by the coding sequence ATGACCTCCATCGAAGAACTCAACCCGGAGCTCAAGGGCATCGGTCGCTACGAGTTCGGCTGGGCCGACTCGGACGCCGCCGGCGCCACCGCGCAGCGCGGCCTCAACGACGCCGTCGTGCGCGACATCTCGGCCAAGAAGGGCGAGCCGCAGTGGATGCTCGACCTCCGGCTGAAGGGCCTGAAGCTCTTCGACCGCAAGCCGATGCCGTCGTGGGGCTCCGACCTCTCCGACATCGACTTCGACAACATCAAGTACTTCGTGCGCTCCACGGAGAAGCAGGCGACCTCGTGGGAGGACCTGCCGGAGGACATCAAGAACACCTACGACCGGCTCGGCATCCCGGAGGCGGAGAAGCAGGCCCTGGTCGCCGGTGTCGCCGCGCAGTACGAGTCCGAGGTCGTGTACCACCAGATCCGTGGGGACCTGGAGGAGCAGGGCGTGATCTTCGTCGACACCGACACCGCACTGCGCGAGCACGAGGACCTGTTCAGGGAGTACTTCGGGACGATCATCCCGGTCGGCGACAACAAGTTCGCCGCGCTGAACACCTCGGTGTGGTCGGGCGGCTCGTTCGTCTACGTGCCGCCGGGCGTGCACGTGGAGATCCCGCTGCAGGCCTACTTCCGGATCAACACCGAGAACATGGGCCAGTTCGAGCGGACCCTGATCATCGTCGACGAGGGCGCGTACGTGCACTACGTCGAGGGTTGCACGGCGCCGGTCTACAGCTCGGACTCGCTGCACTCCGCGGTGGTCGAGATCATCATCAAGAAGGGCGGCCGGTGCCGCTACACGACCATCCAGAACTGGTCGAACAACGTCTACAACCTGGTCACCAAGCGGGCCACCTGCGAGGCCGGCGCCACCATGGAGTGGGTCGACGGCAACATCGGCTCCAAGGTGACCATGAAGTACCCCGCCGTCTACCTGATGGGCGAGCACGCCAAGGGCGAGACCCTGTCCATCGCGTTCGCCGGCGAGGGCCAGCACCAGGACGCGGGCGCCAAGATGGTGCACGCGGCGCCGCACACCTCGTCCTCCATCCTGTCCAAGTCGGTCGCGCGGGGCGGTGGGCGTACGTCGTACCGCGGCCTGATCCAGGTCAACGAGGGCGCCCACGGCTCGAAGTCGAACGTGCTCTGCGACGCGCTCCTGGTCGACCAGATCAGCCGCTCCGACACCTACCCCTACGTCGACATCCGCGAGGACGACGTCTCCATGGGCCACGAAGCGAGTGTCTCGAAGGTCTCCGACGACCAGCTCTTCTACCTGATGTCGCGCGGCATGGAGCAGGACGAGGCGATGGCGATGATCGTGCGCGGCTTCGTCGAGCCGATCGCCAAGGAGCTGCCGATGGAGTACGCCCTGGAGCTCAACCGGCTGATCGAGCTCCAGATGGAAGGAGCCGTGGGCTGA
- a CDS encoding non-heme iron oxygenase ferredoxin subunit, with product MSFERACAADEVPTDEALAVTIGAYAVAVARHEDEFFAVQDLCSHQAVPLSEGEVSDCTVECWLHGSRFDLRTGKPTSLPATEPVSTFPVEVRALPDGTHDIYVDTTTTLNGVTPT from the coding sequence GTGAGCTTCGAGCGTGCCTGCGCCGCCGACGAGGTGCCGACCGACGAGGCCCTCGCGGTCACGATCGGTGCGTACGCCGTCGCGGTGGCGCGCCACGAGGACGAGTTCTTCGCGGTCCAGGACCTCTGCTCCCACCAGGCCGTCCCGCTCAGCGAGGGCGAGGTCAGCGACTGCACCGTCGAGTGCTGGCTGCACGGCTCCCGCTTCGACCTGCGCACCGGCAAGCCCACCAGCCTCCCCGCCACCGAGCCCGTCTCGACCTTCCCCGTGGAGGTCCGGGCGCTGCCCGACGGCACCCACGACATCTACGTCGACACCACCACCACCCTGAACGGAGTCACCCCTACATGA
- a CDS encoding metal-sulfur cluster assembly factor: protein MSDHSDLPEVPEATGGVATSTVSVDDVTEAMKDVIDPELGINVVDLGLVYGVHVDETTNVVLDMTLTSAACPLTDVITDQTVGALEGLVNDVAINWVWMPPWGPDKITPDGREQLRALGFNV from the coding sequence ATGTCTGACCACTCTGACCTGCCCGAGGTCCCGGAGGCGACCGGAGGGGTCGCCACCTCCACCGTCTCCGTGGATGACGTCACCGAGGCCATGAAGGACGTGATCGACCCCGAGCTGGGCATCAACGTCGTCGACCTGGGCCTGGTCTACGGCGTGCACGTGGACGAGACCACCAACGTCGTCCTGGACATGACGCTCACCTCGGCGGCCTGCCCGCTCACCGACGTCATCACCGACCAGACGGTGGGTGCCCTGGAGGGCCTCGTCAACGACGTCGCGATCAACTGGGTGTGGATGCCGCCGTGGGGTCCCGACAAGATCACCCCCGACGGCCGCGAGCAGCTGCGCGCCCTCGGCTTCAACGTCTGA
- a CDS encoding phosphatase PAP2 family protein, which produces MPHPSVLRRRRVRWVLGQVAIVLLGLFCYFQVRGLTATEPSTAEAHARDIVRVEERLGIDVEGAIQAPVTLSPVLETAANWVYIWGHWPVIVLTMAWLVWHHRPAFLRLRDGMLVSGGLGLIVYVTYPVAPPRLVDPDLVDTVTESSHAYRVLQPPNFVNQYAAMPSLHAGWDLLVGLAIATAATTLALRWVGFVLPALMALSVVATANHYVLDVVAGLGLALIGHLAAILLARRRERPARVENRQPVG; this is translated from the coding sequence ATGCCGCACCCCAGCGTGCTCCGGCGCCGCAGGGTGCGCTGGGTCCTCGGCCAGGTCGCGATCGTGCTGCTCGGGCTCTTCTGCTACTTCCAGGTGCGCGGCCTGACTGCGACCGAGCCGTCGACGGCCGAGGCCCATGCCCGTGACATCGTGCGGGTCGAGGAGCGGCTCGGGATCGACGTCGAGGGGGCGATCCAAGCCCCGGTCACCCTGTCCCCCGTGCTGGAGACGGCGGCGAACTGGGTCTACATCTGGGGGCACTGGCCGGTGATCGTGCTGACCATGGCGTGGCTGGTGTGGCACCACCGTCCGGCGTTCCTGCGCCTGCGCGACGGGATGCTGGTCTCCGGGGGGCTCGGGCTGATCGTCTATGTCACCTACCCGGTGGCCCCGCCGCGGCTGGTCGACCCGGACCTGGTCGACACCGTCACCGAGAGCTCCCACGCCTACCGGGTGCTGCAGCCGCCGAACTTCGTCAACCAGTACGCCGCGATGCCGAGCCTGCACGCGGGCTGGGACCTGCTCGTCGGCCTCGCGATCGCCACGGCCGCGACCACGCTCGCCCTGCGGTGGGTGGGGTTCGTGCTCCCGGCGCTGATGGCGCTCTCGGTCGTGGCCACCGCCAACCACTACGTCCTCGACGTCGTGGCCGGCCTCGGACTCGCCCTCATCGGTCATCTCGCGGCGATCCTTCTCGCGCGCCGACGCGAACGACCGGCGCGCGTCGAGAACCGGCAGCCGGTCGGATGA
- a CDS encoding ABC transporter ATP-binding protein → MTESVIEIRGLVKEFGSLRALDGLDLTVERGEVHGFLGPNGAGKSTTIRVLLGLLRKDGGEARLLGGDPWRQTAELHARLAYVPGDVNLWPNLTGGEVIDLLGRLRGGLDERRRADLLERFDLDPTKKGRSYSKGNRQKVALVAALASDVELLLLDEPTSGLDPLMEAVFRDCIDDFRSEGHSVLLSSHILAEVEHLCDRVSIIRAGRCVESGTLAELRHLTRTSITADLATVPAGLPDLPGVHDVDIDNHRVHLEVDTTELDAVLDLLQTGGVRSLESQPPTLEDLFLRHYGDHVTADPTDPAREDLR, encoded by the coding sequence GTGACCGAGAGCGTGATCGAGATCCGCGGCCTGGTGAAGGAGTTCGGGAGCCTGCGGGCGCTCGACGGCCTCGACCTCACGGTCGAGCGCGGCGAGGTGCACGGCTTCCTCGGACCGAACGGCGCCGGGAAGTCCACGACCATCCGGGTGCTGCTCGGCCTGCTGCGCAAGGACGGGGGCGAGGCCCGGCTGCTCGGCGGCGACCCGTGGCGTCAGACCGCCGAGCTTCACGCCCGGCTCGCCTACGTGCCCGGTGACGTCAACCTGTGGCCGAACCTGACCGGCGGGGAGGTGATCGACCTGCTCGGGCGGCTCCGCGGCGGGCTCGACGAGCGGCGCCGGGCCGACCTGCTCGAGCGCTTCGACCTCGACCCGACGAAGAAGGGCCGCAGCTACTCCAAGGGCAACCGGCAGAAGGTCGCCCTGGTCGCCGCCCTCGCCTCCGACGTGGAGCTGCTGCTGCTCGACGAGCCGACCTCCGGGCTGGACCCGTTGATGGAGGCCGTGTTCCGCGACTGCATCGACGACTTCCGAAGCGAGGGCCACTCGGTGCTGCTGTCGAGCCACATCCTCGCGGAGGTCGAGCACCTGTGCGACCGGGTGAGCATCATCCGGGCGGGTCGCTGCGTGGAGTCCGGTACGTTGGCCGAGCTCCGGCACCTGACCCGTACGTCGATCACCGCCGATCTCGCCACCGTCCCCGCCGGTCTGCCCGACCTGCCGGGCGTGCACGACGTGGACATCGACAACCACCGGGTCCATCTCGAGGTCGACACCACCGAGCTCGACGCCGTCCTGGACCTGCTGCAGACCGGCGGGGTGCGCTCGCTGGAGAGCCAGCCGCCGACCCTCGAGGACCTGTTCCTGCGCCACTACGGCGACCACGTGACGGCCGACCCCACGGACCCGGCGAGGGAGGACCTGCGCTAG
- the sufD gene encoding Fe-S cluster assembly protein SufD, translating to MESHLNPPASYDLEDHPVPSGREEIWRFTPLKRLRGILDGAASEAHLTWETTVPDGVTLREVAAEEVLALGELAPNDRPSALAAANAGRAMLLEVPAEAAITDPVVLHLHGESVEDLVWGRLLVRVGANADVTIVVNHTGSARYAAITTVLVGDGARVNVLTLQDWDDDAVHLGRDAIRVGRDASVKHTSISFGGDLVRMHANVEYAGPGGEAELLGLYFADEGQHLEHRLFADHTAPKTKSHVLYKGALQGQGAHTVWIGNVLIRKVAEGIETYEENRNLVLTDGCQADSVPNLEIETGEIDGAGHASATARFDDEQLFYLRSRGVSEKEAQRLVVHGFFNDLIRKVGIPSVEERLLATVEVELTKNVLHAGADGPAEEAS from the coding sequence GTGGAGAGCCACCTGAACCCGCCCGCGTCCTACGACCTCGAGGACCACCCGGTCCCGAGCGGTCGCGAGGAGATCTGGCGGTTCACGCCGCTCAAGCGGCTGCGCGGGATCCTCGACGGCGCGGCGTCCGAGGCGCACCTGACCTGGGAGACCACGGTGCCCGACGGGGTCACCCTGCGCGAGGTGGCGGCGGAGGAGGTCCTGGCGCTCGGGGAGCTCGCCCCCAACGACCGCCCGTCGGCCCTGGCCGCCGCCAATGCCGGCCGGGCAATGCTGCTGGAGGTGCCCGCCGAGGCGGCGATCACCGATCCGGTCGTGCTGCACCTGCACGGCGAGTCCGTCGAGGACCTGGTCTGGGGTCGGCTGCTGGTCCGGGTCGGCGCCAACGCCGACGTGACGATCGTGGTCAACCACACCGGCTCCGCGCGCTACGCGGCGATCACCACGGTCCTCGTGGGCGACGGCGCGCGGGTCAACGTGCTCACCCTGCAGGACTGGGACGACGACGCGGTGCACCTGGGCCGCGACGCCATCCGGGTCGGCCGCGACGCGAGCGTCAAGCACACCTCGATCTCCTTCGGCGGCGACCTGGTCCGGATGCACGCCAACGTCGAGTACGCCGGGCCCGGCGGCGAGGCCGAGCTGCTCGGGCTCTACTTCGCCGACGAGGGTCAGCACCTCGAGCACCGCCTGTTCGCCGACCACACGGCCCCCAAGACCAAGAGCCACGTGCTGTACAAGGGCGCGCTCCAGGGTCAGGGGGCGCACACGGTCTGGATCGGCAACGTGCTGATCCGCAAGGTCGCGGAGGGGATCGAGACCTACGAGGAGAACCGCAACCTGGTGCTCACCGACGGCTGCCAGGCCGACTCGGTGCCCAACCTCGAGATCGAGACCGGTGAGATCGACGGGGCCGGACACGCCTCGGCGACCGCCCGCTTCGACGACGAGCAGCTGTTCTACCTGCGCTCGCGGGGCGTGTCCGAGAAGGAGGCCCAGCGCCTGGTCGTGCACGGCTTCTTCAACGACCTGATCCGCAAGGTCGGGATCCCGTCGGTCGAGGAGCGGCTGCTCGCCACGGTCGAGGTCGAGCTCACGAAGAACGTCCTGCACGCCGGCGCCGACGGCCCGGCCGAGGAGGCGTCGTGA
- the sufC gene encoding Fe-S cluster assembly ATPase SufC, with protein MSTLEIKDLQVSVHTEDGPKEILKGVTLTIKAGETHAIMGPNGSGKSTLAYSIAGHPKYTITGGSVTLDGEDLLAMTVDERARAGLFLAMQYPVEVPGVSVSNFLRTAKTALDGEAPKLRTWVKDVNSALANLNLDPSFGTRSVNEGFSGGEKKRHEIAQLELLNPQVAILDETDSGLDIDALKVVSEGVNRFRAQEGKGVLLITHYTRILRYITPDQVHVFVDGKVAESGGPELAEHLEAHGYEKYVAGAAV; from the coding sequence ATGAGCACGCTCGAGATCAAGGACCTTCAGGTCTCGGTCCACACCGAGGACGGTCCCAAGGAGATCCTCAAGGGCGTCACGCTGACCATCAAGGCCGGCGAGACGCACGCGATCATGGGGCCCAACGGGTCGGGCAAGTCCACGCTGGCCTACTCGATCGCCGGCCACCCGAAGTACACCATCACCGGCGGCAGCGTCACCCTCGACGGCGAGGACCTGCTCGCGATGACCGTCGACGAGCGAGCCCGCGCGGGGCTCTTCCTGGCGATGCAGTACCCCGTCGAGGTGCCCGGCGTCTCGGTCTCGAACTTCCTGCGTACGGCCAAGACGGCGCTGGACGGCGAGGCGCCGAAGCTGCGCACCTGGGTCAAGGACGTGAACAGCGCCCTGGCGAACCTGAACCTGGACCCGTCGTTCGGCACCCGGTCGGTCAACGAGGGGTTCTCCGGCGGCGAGAAGAAGCGCCACGAGATCGCCCAGCTCGAGCTGCTGAACCCGCAGGTCGCGATCCTCGACGAGACCGACTCCGGCCTGGACATCGACGCGCTGAAGGTCGTCTCCGAGGGCGTGAACCGGTTCCGCGCCCAGGAGGGCAAGGGCGTCTTGCTGATCACCCACTACACGCGGATCCTGCGCTACATCACCCCCGACCAGGTCCACGTCTTCGTGGACGGCAAGGTCGCGGAGTCCGGCGGCCCCGAGCTCGCCGAGCACCTTGAAGCCCACGGCTACGAGAAGTACGTCGCTGGGGCGGCGGTCTGA
- a CDS encoding cysteine desulfurase, whose protein sequence is MTTTQLAGLLPELEVIRADFPILDRTLAGGLPLVYLDSANTSQKPQVVIDTMVDHLERHNANVARAMHQLGAESSEAFEAARDKVAAFINAPSRDEVIFTKNASEALNLVANTLSWARGDRVNGVGALGAGDEVVITEMEHHSNIVPWQLLTERTGATLRWFGLTDDGRLDLSNIDSLITERTKVVALTWVSNMLGTINPVAEIARRAHEVGALVVVDASQAAPQLPVDVVASGADLLAFTGHKVVGPTGIGVLWGRREVLDQLPPFLGGGEMIETVRMERSTYAPIPHKFEAGTPPIVEAVGLGAAVDYLSMIGLDAIHRHEQAITAYALDGLATVPGLRVLGPLSAKDRGGAIAFEIDGVHPHDVAQVLDSRGVAVRAGHHCAKPAHARFGVQSSTRMSSYLYTTPAEIDALVEALEYTRSYFKLG, encoded by the coding sequence ATGACGACGACCCAGCTGGCCGGCCTGCTCCCCGAGCTGGAGGTGATCCGCGCGGACTTCCCGATCCTGGATCGGACCCTCGCGGGTGGTCTGCCGCTGGTCTACCTCGACAGCGCCAACACCTCGCAGAAGCCGCAGGTCGTGATCGACACCATGGTCGACCACCTCGAACGGCACAACGCGAACGTCGCCCGGGCCATGCACCAGCTCGGCGCGGAGTCGTCGGAGGCGTTCGAGGCGGCGCGGGACAAGGTCGCGGCGTTCATCAACGCGCCGAGCCGGGACGAGGTGATCTTCACCAAGAACGCCTCCGAGGCGCTCAACCTGGTGGCCAACACCCTGTCCTGGGCGCGGGGCGACCGGGTGAACGGAGTCGGGGCTCTCGGCGCGGGCGACGAGGTCGTCATCACCGAGATGGAGCACCACTCCAACATCGTGCCGTGGCAGCTGCTGACCGAGCGCACGGGCGCGACCCTGCGCTGGTTCGGTCTCACCGACGACGGCCGGCTCGACCTCTCGAACATCGACTCGCTGATCACCGAGCGGACCAAGGTGGTCGCCCTCACCTGGGTCTCGAACATGCTCGGCACGATCAACCCGGTCGCCGAGATCGCTCGGCGGGCCCACGAGGTCGGCGCGCTCGTGGTGGTCGACGCCTCCCAGGCCGCTCCTCAGCTGCCCGTGGACGTGGTCGCGTCGGGTGCCGACCTGCTGGCGTTCACCGGCCACAAGGTCGTCGGGCCGACCGGCATCGGCGTGCTCTGGGGCCGCCGCGAGGTGCTCGACCAGCTACCGCCCTTCCTCGGTGGCGGCGAGATGATCGAGACGGTGCGGATGGAGCGCTCGACGTACGCCCCGATCCCGCACAAGTTCGAGGCCGGTACGCCGCCCATCGTCGAGGCCGTGGGCCTCGGCGCAGCGGTCGACTACCTCTCGATGATCGGCCTGGACGCGATCCACCGGCACGAGCAGGCGATCACGGCGTACGCGCTCGACGGGCTCGCCACCGTGCCCGGCCTGCGAGTCCTCGGTCCGCTCTCCGCGAAGGACCGCGGCGGAGCGATCGCCTTCGAGATCGACGGGGTGCACCCGCACGACGTCGCGCAGGTGCTCGACTCGCGCGGGGTCGCGGTCCGGGCCGGCCACCACTGCGCGAAGCCCGCGCACGCCCGCTTCGGCGTGCAGAGCTCCACCCGGATGTCGTCGTACCTCTACACGACGCCGGCGGAGATCGACGCGCTCGTCGAGGCCCTGGAATACACCCGCTCGTACTTCAAGTTGGGTTGA
- a CDS encoding GbsR/MarR family transcriptional regulator has product MASDHQRDRFVERMGGALASAGLARLPSRMFAALLIDEDGRMTAAELAAVLGVSPASVSGAVRYLDGVGMIRRERDRGSRRDIFVVDDDAWHDTLMRADQIYAPMRAALRRALEELAPEDPAHRRLRLSDEFLSFILDELAAMNERWAARVKELGL; this is encoded by the coding sequence ATGGCGAGTGACCACCAGCGGGACCGGTTCGTGGAGCGGATGGGCGGCGCGCTGGCCTCGGCCGGGCTCGCGCGCCTCCCTTCACGGATGTTCGCCGCGCTGCTCATCGACGAGGACGGCCGGATGACGGCGGCCGAGCTGGCCGCGGTCCTCGGGGTCTCCCCGGCCTCGGTCTCCGGCGCGGTGCGCTACCTCGACGGTGTGGGCATGATCCGTCGGGAGCGGGACCGCGGCTCTCGGCGTGACATCTTCGTGGTCGACGACGACGCCTGGCACGACACCCTGATGCGCGCCGACCAGATCTACGCTCCCATGCGGGCCGCCCTGCGACGGGCACTGGAGGAGCTCGCGCCCGAGGATCCGGCCCACCGGCGGCTGCGGCTCTCGGACGAGTTCCTCAGCTTCATCCTCGACGAGCTCGCCGCGATGAACGAGCGGTGGGCGGCCCGGGTCAAGGAGCTGGGTCTCTGA
- the sufU gene encoding Fe-S cluster assembly sulfur transfer protein SufU, with the protein MSQDLDSLYQDIILDHAKRRLNSGLREPFEAEVHHVNPTCGDEVTLRLHLDGDVVRDISYDNQGCSISSASASVMSDLLIGKTTAEIRPIFDAFLEMMRGKGRVEPDEDVLEDAIAFAGAAKLTARIKCALLSWMAYQDALARAQEDSHV; encoded by the coding sequence ATGAGCCAAGATCTCGACTCCCTGTACCAGGACATCATCCTCGACCACGCGAAGCGTCGGCTGAACTCCGGCCTGCGCGAGCCGTTCGAGGCCGAGGTCCACCACGTCAACCCGACGTGCGGCGACGAGGTCACCCTCCGGTTGCACCTCGACGGCGACGTCGTGCGCGACATCTCCTACGACAACCAGGGCTGCTCGATCTCGTCCGCGTCGGCGTCGGTGATGTCCGACCTGCTGATCGGCAAGACGACGGCCGAGATCCGACCGATCTTCGACGCCTTCCTCGAGATGATGCGGGGGAAGGGCCGGGTCGAGCCCGACGAGGACGTCCTCGAGGACGCGATCGCCTTCGCCGGAGCGGCCAAGCTCACGGCCCGCATCAAGTGCGCACTACTGTCGTGGATGGCTTACCAGGACGCCCTCGCCCGAGCCCAGGAGGATTCCCATGTCTGA
- a CDS encoding helix-turn-helix transcriptional regulator — translation MEFHEVPPDAASAGHDQPTRQRVARSILDNGPSTAAALAERLDLTPAAVRRHLDQLLEEGAVEAREPRSLTGRGRGRPAKVFALTESGRDGFDQQYDDLAVQALRFLSETGGTDAVREFAVRRASFISERFEHLRADRPELAPAEILARVFTEEGYAAAVRDVPVGEQLCQQHCPVSHVAHEFPQLCEAETEAISRVLGRHVQRLATIAHGDGVCTTSIPDLPASAEKPMTTEKKEHVSR, via the coding sequence GTGGAATTCCACGAGGTCCCTCCTGACGCGGCGTCGGCCGGGCACGACCAGCCCACCCGCCAGCGCGTGGCGCGGTCGATCCTCGACAACGGACCGTCCACCGCCGCGGCGCTCGCCGAGCGGCTCGACCTGACGCCCGCCGCCGTGCGGCGCCACCTCGACCAGCTCCTCGAGGAGGGCGCGGTCGAGGCCCGGGAACCGCGGAGCCTGACCGGCCGTGGCCGGGGTCGACCGGCGAAGGTCTTCGCCCTGACCGAGTCCGGCCGGGACGGCTTCGACCAGCAGTACGACGACCTCGCCGTGCAGGCGCTGCGCTTCCTCTCCGAGACGGGCGGCACCGACGCGGTCCGCGAGTTCGCGGTCCGCCGGGCCTCCTTCATCTCCGAGCGCTTCGAGCACCTCCGTGCCGACCGGCCCGAGCTGGCCCCGGCCGAGATCCTGGCCCGGGTGTTCACCGAGGAGGGGTACGCCGCCGCCGTGCGCGACGTGCCCGTGGGGGAGCAGCTGTGCCAGCAGCACTGCCCGGTCTCCCACGTCGCCCACGAGTTCCCCCAGCTGTGCGAGGCCGAGACCGAGGCGATCAGCAGGGTCCTCGGCCGGCACGTCCAACGCCTGGCCACGATCGCCCACGGCGACGGGGTCTGCACCACCTCCATCCCCGATCTTCCCGCATCCGCCGAGAAGCCCATGACCACCGAGAAGAAGGAGCACGTCAGCAGATGA
- a CDS encoding lysylphosphatidylglycerol synthase domain-containing protein: MIARLRAVLGSRTVLALGVLVSILVPVLTLPRLPEVSLWPVLAGLLPWVVGKYLLCPLRWRALTDADLSRRWHLRAYAESELLGLLTPGHVGADLWRLKRLTGTGLGRGDAVLSVGTDRLVGALGLAAFVACAGTALPLDLILPVAFLSLAAVVAVLVLRRVRPDLLPSRPLPPWRTLLHGLVLSAGYQLSIAALLLGAVAATGNTVSPLAVLGAFGASQLAGAVPGPNGASPRDGALVVALVAAGVPLAAAAAAVTLKASVAWLPALALGGTSLLAGRRTATVAA; the protein is encoded by the coding sequence ATGATCGCCCGTCTTCGCGCCGTTCTCGGCTCCCGCACCGTGCTGGCTCTCGGGGTGCTCGTCAGCATCCTCGTCCCCGTGCTCACGCTCCCCCGGCTCCCGGAGGTCTCGCTCTGGCCGGTGCTCGCCGGGCTGCTCCCGTGGGTGGTCGGCAAGTACCTGCTCTGCCCGCTCCGCTGGCGGGCGCTCACGGACGCCGACCTGTCGCGCCGCTGGCACCTGCGTGCCTACGCCGAGTCCGAGCTCCTCGGGTTGCTCACCCCCGGCCACGTCGGCGCCGACCTGTGGCGGCTCAAGCGGCTCACCGGCACCGGGCTCGGTCGCGGCGACGCGGTCCTGAGCGTGGGCACCGACCGCCTGGTCGGCGCCCTGGGACTCGCCGCGTTCGTCGCGTGCGCCGGTACGGCGCTGCCGCTGGACCTGATCCTGCCGGTGGCGTTCCTGTCCCTGGCCGCCGTCGTAGCCGTCCTGGTGCTGCGCCGGGTCCGGCCCGACCTGCTCCCCAGCCGCCCGCTGCCCCCGTGGCGCACCCTGCTCCACGGGCTGGTGCTCTCCGCGGGCTACCAGCTCTCGATCGCCGCGCTGCTCCTCGGCGCGGTGGCCGCCACCGGGAACACCGTGTCCCCGCTCGCCGTGCTGGGCGCGTTCGGGGCCAGCCAGCTGGCCGGAGCGGTCCCCGGCCCCAACGGCGCGAGTCCGCGCGACGGCGCGCTCGTGGTCGCGCTCGTCGCCGCCGGCGTACCCCTCGCGGCGGCCGCCGCCGCGGTGACCCTCAAGGCCTCGGTCGCCTGGTTGCCCGCACTGGCGCTCGGCGGCACCAGCCTCCTCGCCGGTCGCCGGACGGCGACCGTGGCGGCCTGA
- a CDS encoding acVLRF1 family peptidyl-tRNA hydrolase yields the protein MNTVRVPAERLERWVANFTTRHGTTLLSVDDGALCGAAEDGSTFDARLPFATAYGGPADPAVFAGSVSVPGDWGVLLVRKGGFAVARLAGLRMTDSKVGQRHVQGRTKAGGQSQQRFARRRDNQARQAYEAAADHAARILAGLRGPLATGGDHTAVEEVLADPRLRGLEVTGPWLAVPDPRRSVLEEAVREACAVGVDVVNA from the coding sequence GTGAACACGGTCCGGGTGCCCGCTGAGCGCCTCGAGCGTTGGGTCGCGAACTTCACGACCCGGCACGGCACGACGCTGTTGAGCGTCGATGACGGCGCGCTGTGCGGTGCGGCCGAGGACGGCTCCACGTTCGACGCGCGGCTGCCGTTCGCCACGGCGTACGGCGGCCCCGCCGACCCGGCCGTGTTCGCGGGCAGCGTCTCGGTCCCCGGCGACTGGGGCGTGCTGCTGGTCCGCAAGGGCGGCTTCGCCGTCGCCCGCCTGGCTGGGCTCCGGATGACCGACAGCAAGGTCGGGCAGCGCCACGTGCAGGGCCGCACCAAGGCCGGCGGCCAGAGCCAGCAGCGGTTCGCCCGCCGCCGCGACAACCAGGCGCGGCAGGCCTACGAGGCCGCGGCCGACCATGCCGCCCGGATCCTCGCGGGTCTGCGCGGACCGCTCGCCACGGGCGGGGACCACACCGCCGTCGAGGAGGTGCTCGCCGACCCACGCCTGCGCGGCCTGGAGGTGACCGGGCCGTGGCTCGCCGTACCGGACCCGCGCCGGTCGGTGCTCGAGGAGGCGGTTCGGGAGGCGTGCGCCGTGGGCGTCGACGTCGTCAACGCCTGA